The Vibrio echinoideorum genome includes a region encoding these proteins:
- a CDS encoding cation:proton antiporter, translating into MSVYYTLCFLSAAAMLIAFVNTKIGKMQTTIAITAGSMMLSLLIIIAGQNNWFQLADIASETVASINFEDFLLKGILGFLLFAGGLGIKLPNLKDQKWEITVLALGATLFSTFFIGFVLYGFCQFIGIQFDLIYCLLFGSLISPTDPIAVLAIVKKLDAPRRISTQIEGESLFNDGFGLVIFVTLFTIAFGTEAPTVGSVTMLFVQEAIGGIVYGLVLGLIFHYLISNTDDHSMELLLTIGIPTSGYAFAEVLHVSGPLAMVVSGIMIGNWTRFIGFSKESEDHLDHFWELIDEFLNGVLFLLIGMSMLLFKFHQEDWILMAFAVPLVLSARYLSVFLSYIGFKRFRTYNPWSIKILTWGGLRGGLALAMALSIPSGIWVIEGKAIDVKEIILVMTYAVVVFSILVQGSTITPMIEKAKQAEKELD; encoded by the coding sequence TGCTTTCGTGAATACCAAAATTGGTAAAATGCAGACAACCATCGCCATTACAGCTGGTTCAATGATGTTATCTCTATTGATTATCATTGCGGGACAAAACAATTGGTTTCAATTGGCTGACATCGCCTCAGAAACTGTTGCCAGTATCAACTTTGAAGATTTCCTCCTGAAAGGAATATTGGGATTCTTACTCTTTGCTGGTGGTCTTGGGATTAAGTTACCTAATCTAAAAGATCAGAAATGGGAAATAACAGTACTAGCTCTTGGCGCTACACTGTTTTCGACATTCTTTATTGGTTTTGTGCTCTATGGATTCTGTCAATTCATCGGCATTCAATTTGATTTGATTTATTGCTTACTCTTTGGCTCTCTAATCTCACCAACCGATCCCATTGCGGTGTTAGCTATAGTCAAAAAGCTCGACGCTCCCAGACGAATCTCAACTCAAATCGAGGGAGAATCTCTATTCAACGATGGTTTTGGCTTAGTTATCTTCGTTACCCTATTTACCATTGCGTTCGGTACAGAAGCACCGACTGTAGGTAGCGTGACCATGTTATTCGTCCAAGAGGCGATTGGCGGTATCGTCTATGGCTTGGTTCTAGGTTTAATATTCCATTACCTAATTAGCAACACCGATGACCACTCGATGGAGCTGCTATTGACTATCGGTATCCCAACTTCTGGTTATGCCTTTGCTGAAGTTCTACATGTATCAGGACCATTGGCGATGGTAGTTTCAGGAATCATGATTGGTAACTGGACGCGCTTTATTGGGTTCTCGAAAGAGAGTGAGGATCATCTAGACCACTTCTGGGAACTAATCGATGAATTCTTGAATGGTGTATTGTTCTTATTGATCGGTATGTCGATGCTGTTATTCAAATTCCACCAAGAAGACTGGATCTTAATGGCGTTCGCAGTGCCTCTAGTGCTAAGCGCACGCTACCTAAGTGTTTTCTTGTCTTATATCGGATTTAAACGCTTTAGAACTTACAACCCTTGGTCAATCAAGATCTTAACTTGGGGTGGCTTGCGTGGTGGCCTAGCTCTAGCCATGGCACTTTCAATCCCTTCAGGTATCTGGGTGATAGAAGGCAAGGCAATAGATGTTAAAGAGATTATCCTTGTCATGACATACGCTGTTGTTGTGTTCTCAATCTTAGTTCAAGGCTCAACAATTACTCCGATGATAGAGAAAGCGAAACAAGCTGAGAAAGAGCTAGATTAA